The DNA sequence GCCGCCGCCGGCGACCCGGACCTGGCGCCCGGACCGGACGCCGGGGAAACGGCCGACGAGCGCGACGCCCGGGCACGCCTTGCACTGCAGAAGACGGGGATAGAGGTGGCGGTGGGCATCAACCGGGCCACCCCGGTCACCATCAACTCGCTGGTCACCCTGGCACTGCTGGGTGTCCGCGACCGCGCGCTGACACTGAGCGAGGTGGCCGCCGTCATCGCGCCCGTACGCGAGTACCTGGACCGGCGCGGCATCCCCCAGGGCGAGCTCTCCGTCCTCGACACCGACGCCGGGCTGGCGAACGTGCTCCGCAGACTGGCCGACGGCGGCGTCGTCACCGTCTACGACGGCGGCGTCGAGCCCGTCTACGCCATCGAACCAGGCCAGCACATCGTCGCCGCCTTCTACCGCAACAGCGGCATCCACTGGTTCGTCAACCGCGCGATACTCGAGCTGGCCATCGTGCACGCGCACCAGAGCTCCTACAGCGACCCGGCACGCGCCGGCTGGGAGGAGTCCAAGCGGCTGCGCGACCTGCTGAAGTTCGAGTTCTTCTTTCCAGAGCGCGACACCTTCGAAGCCGAGCTGAACGCCGAACTCGAGCTGGTGGCACCGGAGTGGCGCAGCGCGATGCCGTCGGCCGACGTGGTGCTCGAACGGCTGGTCGGCACCGGGTTCTTCATGGCCCACCGCACGCTCCGCTCGTTCTTCGGCGCCCAGCTCGTGGTCGCCGAGCGGCTGGCGGCCAGGACGCCCGGCACGCCGTTCGACCGCGCAGCATTCCTCGCCGAATGCTCGGCTGTGGGCCGCCAGATGCTGCTGCAGGGGCGCCTGTACGGACCGGAATCACTCTCACTGGAACTGTTCGCCGCCGCGGTGGAGCTCGCCCACAACCGGGCCCTGCTGGGTCCCGGTGGCCCGGAGCTGACGGGAAGGCGTGAGCAGTTCGCGGAACAGCTCCGGTCGATCAGCCGGGCACTGGCCGTCACCGAGTCCCTCGACGTCTCCAACAGGAAGGAGCAGCCGTGACCGCCGACGACACCGCGATGCAGCCGCTCGACGCCGCGCTGGCACGCATCGCCGCCGCCCCCGACGGTCCCGGTGTGGCGGCGATGTTCGACTTCGACGGCACCATCGTCCACGGGTACTCCGGCGTGCACTTCTTCCGCGACCGCCTGACGGCGGGCAAGGTGGGGCCGCGCGAACTCCTCGGTACGGCCGTCAACGGGCTGCGCGGCACGGACAGCGAGGCCGAGTTCGAACGCTTCGTCGCCGTCGCGTTCCGCGCGTGGGCCGGGCACACCGAGGACGAGCTGCAGCAGGTGGGGCGCGGCGTCTTCGAGAACACCCTGGCGGGGCTGGTCTATCCGGAGGCCTGGCGTCTCATCGAGGCGCACAAGCGCAAGGGGCACACACTCGTCATCGCATCGTCGGCGTCGCGCTACCAGTTCGAGGCCGCAGCCGAGGCGCTGGGCGTGGACCATCTGCTCTTCACGCCGCTCGAGGTGGTGGACGGGGTCCTCACCGGGAAGGTGGACGGCGCGTCGCTGTGGCGCAGCGGCAAGGCCCGGGCCGCACGCGCGTTCGCCACCGCGCACGACATCGACACCGCCGCGAGCTTCACCTACTCCAACGGCGGCGAAGACGTCGAGTTCCTCGCCACCACGGGCCACCCCACGGCGGTGAACCCGGACAAGAACCTCACCCGCGCTGCCGACGAACGCGGCTGGCCCGTGCTGCGGTTCCGGCCGCGCGGCGCGTACAACGTCAAGGACCTCGCGCGCACCGCCGTGTCGCTGGGCACGCTCGCCGGGTCGGTGGGCACCGGTGTGGGGCTGGGTTTGCTCAACCTCGACCGCCGTCTGGGGATCGACGCCGTGTCCGCCATCGCGCCGGAGACGATGCTCGCGACGGCCGGGGTGCGCGTGGACATCCACGGCGAGGACAACGCGTGGAAATCGCGGCCGGCGGTGTTCATCTTCAACCACCAGAGCTTCCTCGACACCGTGCTCATCGCCCGGGTACTGCGCGAGGGGTTCACCGGGGTCACCAAGAAGGAGATGGCGACCAATCCGCTGTTCGGCCTGCCGCTGCGCATCGCCGGGGCCACCTTCGTGGACCGGCAGAACACGGACAAGGCCAAGGAGGCCCTGCGGCCGGTGGTCGACACCCTGCGGTCGGGCACGTCGCTGGTCGTCTCCCCCGAGGGCACCCGCTCGCTGACCCCGTCGATCGGCCGGTTCAAGAAGGGCGCGTTCCACATCGCGATCCAGGCCGGCGTGCCCGTCGTCCCCATCGTCATCCGCAACGCGGGCGAACTCATGGCCAAGGGCGCCAAGCTGGTGCGCTCGGGCACCGTGGACATCGCGGTCCTGCCCCCGATCGACGTCTCCGAGTGGGACCCTGCGGACCTGCAGCCGCACATCGATGCGGTCGAAACCCTCTACCGCGATACGCTCAACGACTGGCCGCGCGGATGAGAAGGTGATCGTGCGAAGCCAAGGGGCCCGAACCGGCCCGGCGCCGCGCGTTCCACGGGCGGTGTCATCCCCGTAGCCGCACCAGGGGCGCATGGGCGGCGACGGGGCACATACGAGGAAGGGAACGCGATGACACAACCGGCCGACGCCGAACTGTCGCCGGGCCGCGAGGCCTGGTCCAGACGTTCGGTATTCATCCTCGCCGCGATCGGGTCCGCCGTGGGCCTGGGCAACATCTGGCGCTTCCCGTACGTCGCCTATTCCAACGGCGGCGGCGCGTTCATGATCCCCTACCTGGTGGCGCTGCTCACCGCGGGCATCCCGCTGCTGTTCCTGTACTACTCGATCGGCCACCGGTTCAAAGGCTCGCCGCCGCTGGCCTTCCGGCGCATGTCCAAGCGCGCCGAAGGCCTGGGCTGGTGGCAGGTGGGCATCTGCTTCATCATCGCCGTGTACTACGCGGTCATCATCGCCTGGGCGGCGCGCTTCGCCATCTTCTCCGCAAAGGGCGATCTGTCCAACCCGGAGAAGGCGGGCGCGGCCTTCTCGAACCTCACCAAGGCCGACCAGTCGACGTTGGGATTCGACTATGTCGCGGGGGTCGCATGGCCGCTGCTGATCACGTGGATCGTCGTCATCGCGATCCTCGCCTTCGGCGTGCAGAAGGGCATCGGCGCCACGTCGCAGTTCTTCGTGCCGGTGCTCGTGCTCCTGTTCATCGCCGTGGTCATCCGGGCGCTGTTCCTCGACGGATCCGGCGCCGGTCTCGACGCCCTGTTCACGCCCGATTGGGGCGCGCTCACCGACTCGTCGGTATGGATCGCCGCGTACGGCCAGATCTTCTTCTCGCTTTCTGTCGGCTTCGGCATCATGATCACCTACTCGTCGTACCTCAAGCGCAAGACCAACCTCACCGGCGCGGGCCTGGTGGTCGGATTCTCCAACAGCGCGTTCGAGATCCTCGCCGGCATCGGCGTGTTCGCCGCACTCGGCTACATGGCCGCGGTCCAGGGCGTGCCGGTGATCGACGTGGCGGACAGCGGCATCGGACTCGCCTTCGTCGCCTTCCCCACGATCATCTCCACGATGTGGGGCGGCTCGATCTTCGGGCTGCTTTTCTTCATCTCGCTGATCTTCGCGGGGATCACCTCGCTGGTGAGCATCATCGAGGTGATCATCTCCGCCGTGCGCGACAAGACGGGAATGGGCCGGGTGCCTGCGACGTTCCTCGTCGGCGCCGCGGCGACGATCGTCTCGATGGTCTTCTTCCCCACCCGCAGCGGCGTGACGGTGCTCGACACAGTCGACCACTTCGCCAACGAGTTCGGCATCGTCGGGGCCGCGCTGACCTCGGTCGTCGTCGTCACCTGGCTGCTGCGCAGGCTGCCGAGCCAACGCGACCACCTCAACGGGGTGTCCTCGTTCAAGCTCGGCTGGATCTGGATGGCCTGCGTCGGCGTGATCACCCCGATCGTCCTGGCCTACATGCTCATCGA is a window from the Tomitella gaofuii genome containing:
- a CDS encoding HAD-IB family hydrolase, with product MTADDTAMQPLDAALARIAAAPDGPGVAAMFDFDGTIVHGYSGVHFFRDRLTAGKVGPRELLGTAVNGLRGTDSEAEFERFVAVAFRAWAGHTEDELQQVGRGVFENTLAGLVYPEAWRLIEAHKRKGHTLVIASSASRYQFEAAAEALGVDHLLFTPLEVVDGVLTGKVDGASLWRSGKARAARAFATAHDIDTAASFTYSNGGEDVEFLATTGHPTAVNPDKNLTRAADERGWPVLRFRPRGAYNVKDLARTAVSLGTLAGSVGTGVGLGLLNLDRRLGIDAVSAIAPETMLATAGVRVDIHGEDNAWKSRPAVFIFNHQSFLDTVLIARVLREGFTGVTKKEMATNPLFGLPLRIAGATFVDRQNTDKAKEALRPVVDTLRSGTSLVVSPEGTRSLTPSIGRFKKGAFHIAIQAGVPVVPIVIRNAGELMAKGAKLVRSGTVDIAVLPPIDVSEWDPADLQPHIDAVETLYRDTLNDWPRG
- a CDS encoding methionine/alanine import family NSS transporter small subunit → MTQPADAELSPGREAWSRRSVFILAAIGSAVGLGNIWRFPYVAYSNGGGAFMIPYLVALLTAGIPLLFLYYSIGHRFKGSPPLAFRRMSKRAEGLGWWQVGICFIIAVYYAVIIAWAARFAIFSAKGDLSNPEKAGAAFSNLTKADQSTLGFDYVAGVAWPLLITWIVVIAILAFGVQKGIGATSQFFVPVLVLLFIAVVIRALFLDGSGAGLDALFTPDWGALTDSSVWIAAYGQIFFSLSVGFGIMITYSSYLKRKTNLTGAGLVVGFSNSAFEILAGIGVFAALGYMAAVQGVPVIDVADSGIGLAFVAFPTIISTMWGGSIFGLLFFISLIFAGITSLVSIIEVIISAVRDKTGMGRVPATFLVGAAATIVSMVFFPTRSGVTVLDTVDHFANEFGIVGAALTSVVVVTWLLRRLPSQRDHLNGVSSFKLGWIWMACVGVITPIVLAYMLIDQIIDTVNNGYGDYGGGLVAGFGWALQIALIVIAVAVGFTGWHKSADTPVESDDAVAVRELIMGASAIVMMIVALVTVWGGLLVSVIHLHNHPDEEE